The following proteins are co-located in the Mesorhizobium australicum WSM2073 genome:
- a CDS encoding sugar phosphate isomerase/epimerase family protein translates to MSQFKVDQLIGANFAFQHYAFERVAEILRGFGFKEIELWGIAPHLDLFHATDAHVRSVREILAQNGLTVWCFTPEQVIYPINIASGDGAYRRDSVRRFCRAADICAELGARYLFLTSGRGYEHDPPQEAWARSAQSLAEIAAHASSLGVRCLLEPLQRVETNVVTNAAGLREMLDQIGADTMDVVLDTVGMATAGDTVADYVRLFGPRLAHVQIVDGLPAGHLVWGDGKLPIGQYLDDLAASGYRGKLTFEPFGNGSYALDPVAAWTRNLKAIEPHMTRAPTAA, encoded by the coding sequence ATGTCGCAATTCAAGGTCGACCAGTTGATTGGGGCCAACTTCGCCTTCCAGCATTACGCATTCGAGCGCGTTGCCGAGATCCTTCGCGGCTTCGGCTTCAAGGAGATCGAGCTTTGGGGCATCGCGCCGCATCTCGACCTGTTTCATGCGACAGACGCGCATGTTCGATCGGTTCGCGAGATACTTGCGCAGAACGGACTGACGGTCTGGTGCTTCACGCCCGAGCAGGTGATCTATCCGATCAACATCGCGTCGGGCGACGGCGCATATCGCCGCGACAGCGTCAGGCGGTTCTGCCGCGCGGCGGACATATGCGCCGAACTGGGCGCCCGATATTTGTTCCTGACGTCCGGGCGTGGATATGAACACGACCCGCCGCAAGAGGCGTGGGCACGGTCGGCCCAGTCGCTCGCGGAGATCGCCGCCCATGCGTCCTCGCTCGGCGTGCGCTGCCTGCTCGAGCCGCTGCAACGCGTCGAAACCAACGTCGTCACCAATGCGGCGGGCCTGCGCGAAATGCTCGACCAGATCGGCGCCGACACTATGGACGTGGTCCTGGACACCGTCGGCATGGCCACTGCCGGCGATACCGTGGCCGACTATGTCAGGCTGTTCGGGCCGCGCCTCGCGCATGTGCAGATCGTCGACGGGCTGCCGGCGGGGCATCTTGTCTGGGGCGACGGCAAGCTTCCGATCGGCCAGTACCTCGACGACCTCGCCGCGTCGGGCTATCGGGGGAAACTGACCTTCGAGCCGTTCGGAAATGGCTCCTATGCTCTGGACCCGGTCGCGGCGTGGACACGCAATCTCAAGGCGATCGAGCCTCACATGACGCGGGCGCCGACAGCAGCATGA
- a CDS encoding carbohydrate ABC transporter permease, producing the protein MAASGRTARPAFGSALAKAFLYSFLICLGIVVLYPLVWMALNGFKDNGQIFGDPFALPSRWTWGNYVQAWNRGVRDYLVSSLLVTVASAICTVLISAWTAYGLTRTPMPGKPLIVGLVLGGLMLSPTVALIPLVRMLQAIGLYNTYWALIILYTAFRIPFSTFLIRAYMLGLPKDLDEAARIDGASEGQIFWRIILPLCQPIIISCIILHVLFAWNEYLFAMVFTNGSAVQTLPVGLTSLMSKNGTNYGVVFAAMTISALPIVLLFFAAQRYFIRGLSEGIGK; encoded by the coding sequence ATGGCGGCCAGCGGGCGGACCGCGCGCCCGGCCTTCGGGAGCGCTCTTGCGAAAGCCTTTCTGTACTCGTTCCTGATCTGTCTCGGCATCGTCGTGCTTTATCCGCTGGTCTGGATGGCGCTCAACGGCTTCAAGGATAATGGGCAGATCTTCGGCGACCCGTTCGCGCTGCCGTCGCGGTGGACCTGGGGCAATTATGTGCAGGCCTGGAACCGGGGCGTCCGCGACTATCTGGTCTCGAGCCTGCTGGTGACCGTCGCTTCAGCGATCTGCACGGTGCTGATCAGCGCCTGGACCGCCTACGGGCTGACGCGAACGCCAATGCCCGGCAAGCCGCTTATCGTCGGTCTGGTTCTTGGCGGCCTCATGCTCAGTCCGACCGTGGCGCTGATCCCGCTGGTGCGGATGCTGCAGGCCATCGGCCTCTACAACACCTACTGGGCGCTGATCATCCTCTACACGGCGTTCCGGATTCCGTTCAGCACCTTCCTGATCCGCGCCTACATGCTTGGGCTGCCGAAGGATCTCGACGAGGCGGCCCGCATCGACGGCGCCAGCGAGGGGCAGATCTTCTGGCGCATCATCCTGCCGCTGTGCCAGCCGATCATCATCTCCTGCATCATCCTGCACGTGCTGTTTGCCTGGAACGAGTATTTGTTCGCGATGGTCTTCACCAATGGATCGGCGGTGCAGACGCTGCCCGTCGGCCTCACCTCGCTGATGTCCAAGAACGGCACCAATTACGGCGTCGTCTTCGCGGCGATGACGATCTCGGCCCTGCCGATCGTCCTGCTTTTCTTCGCCGCACAGCGGTACTTCATCCGCGGCCTCTCCGAAGGCATCGGCAAATAA
- a CDS encoding aldehyde dehydrogenase family protein, producing the protein MTVNFDPRAKATSLYHGEFRPMFIDGKWVAAQSGEVMQALNPATGEVLATVPRGGAADVDAAVAAARAAFEGPWSKFSPYERQCVLLRIADLFETHWEELSVCDTLDMGLPITRTLANRRRVIGMLRFYAGMATALHGEAIDNSIPGEIVTFTRREPVGVVGAIIPWNAPTAASIWKIAPALATGCTIVLKPSEEASLTPLLIAGLMQEAGVPDGVVNIVTGTGAEAGARLAEHPDVNKIVFTGSTLTGQAIARAAVTNLKRVSLELGGKSPIIVCRDADIDKAVPIAAMAVFVHSGQICIAGSRLFVAREIHDEFVRRLAEFAGKLRIGHGIEAETEIGPLINARQAGKVEGYIKAGSDEGAQLVVGGARLTGELYDGGNFIAPTVFGAVSDTMTIAREEIFGPVISAMPFDTLDEAVARANATPYGLAAGVFTTHLGTAHKLARRIKAGSVWVNMYHAIDPAVPFGGMKMSGHGREGGIEHLHEYLETKSVWIQTD; encoded by the coding sequence ATGACGGTGAATTTCGACCCGAGGGCGAAGGCCACGTCGCTCTACCATGGCGAATTCCGGCCGATGTTCATCGACGGCAAGTGGGTCGCAGCGCAGTCCGGCGAGGTGATGCAGGCGCTGAATCCGGCGACCGGCGAGGTGCTGGCGACGGTGCCGCGTGGCGGAGCCGCCGATGTCGATGCAGCGGTCGCGGCGGCGCGCGCGGCTTTCGAAGGACCCTGGTCGAAATTCTCGCCCTATGAGCGGCAATGCGTGCTGCTCAGGATCGCCGACCTGTTCGAGACACATTGGGAAGAGCTCAGCGTTTGCGACACGCTCGACATGGGGCTGCCGATCACGCGCACGCTGGCCAACCGGCGCCGCGTCATCGGCATGCTGCGCTTCTATGCAGGCATGGCGACGGCGCTGCATGGCGAGGCGATCGACAATTCCATTCCGGGCGAAATCGTCACCTTCACAAGGCGCGAGCCGGTTGGCGTCGTTGGCGCGATCATTCCCTGGAACGCGCCGACCGCGGCCTCGATCTGGAAGATCGCGCCGGCGCTCGCCACGGGCTGTACCATCGTGCTGAAACCGTCCGAGGAGGCATCGCTGACGCCGCTGCTGATCGCCGGGCTGATGCAGGAAGCCGGCGTGCCCGACGGCGTCGTCAACATCGTCACCGGTACCGGGGCCGAAGCGGGCGCGCGGCTCGCCGAACATCCCGACGTCAACAAGATCGTCTTCACCGGCTCGACGCTGACAGGTCAAGCGATCGCGCGGGCTGCTGTCACCAACCTCAAGCGCGTCTCGCTTGAGCTTGGCGGCAAGTCACCGATCATTGTCTGCCGCGACGCCGACATCGACAAGGCTGTCCCAATCGCGGCGATGGCGGTGTTCGTGCATTCGGGCCAGATCTGCATTGCCGGCTCGCGCCTGTTCGTGGCGCGCGAGATCCATGACGAATTCGTGCGCCGGCTGGCGGAGTTCGCCGGAAAACTGCGCATCGGCCACGGCATCGAGGCGGAGACCGAAATCGGGCCGCTCATCAATGCCAGGCAGGCCGGCAAAGTGGAAGGCTACATCAAGGCCGGCAGCGACGAAGGCGCCCAACTGGTCGTCGGCGGGGCGCGGCTGACAGGCGAACTCTATGATGGCGGCAACTTCATCGCGCCGACCGTTTTCGGCGCGGTGTCGGACACCATGACCATCGCGCGGGAGGAGATTTTCGGACCCGTTATTTCAGCGATGCCGTTCGACACGCTGGACGAGGCCGTCGCGCGCGCCAACGCGACGCCCTACGGGCTTGCGGCCGGCGTCTTCACCACCCACCTCGGCACCGCGCACAAGCTAGCCCGCCGCATCAAGGCCGGCTCGGTCTGGGTCAACATGTACCATGCCATCGATCCGGCCGTGCCTTTCGGCGGGATGAAGATGTCCGGCCATGGCCGCGAGGGCGGCATCGAGCATCTGCACGAGTATCTGGAGACCAAATCCGTCTGGATCCAGACGGATTGA
- a CDS encoding CaiB/BaiF CoA transferase family protein, protein MLRGIRIVEIEALGPAPFAGMLFADLGADVIVVHRREPGAPQRSLLDRGKRSIALDLKNMDDVALLTRLIATADGLIEGFRPGVMERLGLGPEVCIAANPRLVYGRMTGWGQDGPLAGTAGHDMNYIGLSGALWYGSLPGEPPMAPPTLVGDVGGGALYLVIGMLAAMMNARAGGQGIVVDAAIVDGSAHMMNLLMSLAQSGALAADRGRSLLDGPHWCRVYRTSDGGFISVQCVEPKFYALFLDRLGLTADPQFASQFDRDVWPGLCDRLAAIFATRPRDEWVKLFAGSDACVGPVFSPHEAALHPHMAARGTWLTVDGVLQTAAAPRFSGWEQKTPAKSPMRGEHDAEIRAGLPS, encoded by the coding sequence ATGCTCAGGGGAATCCGCATCGTCGAGATCGAGGCGCTGGGACCGGCGCCCTTCGCCGGCATGCTTTTCGCGGACCTCGGCGCCGATGTCATCGTCGTCCACCGCAGGGAGCCGGGCGCGCCCCAGCGCTCGCTGCTCGATCGCGGCAAGCGCTCCATCGCGCTCGACCTGAAGAATATGGACGACGTGGCCCTGCTGACGCGCCTCATCGCCACCGCCGACGGGTTGATCGAGGGGTTCCGGCCCGGCGTCATGGAGCGTCTCGGGCTTGGCCCGGAGGTCTGTATCGCGGCCAATCCGCGCCTGGTCTACGGCCGCATGACCGGCTGGGGCCAGGACGGTCCGCTGGCCGGCACCGCCGGCCACGACATGAACTATATCGGCCTGTCCGGCGCGCTCTGGTACGGCTCCTTGCCGGGAGAGCCGCCCATGGCGCCACCGACGCTCGTCGGCGACGTCGGCGGCGGGGCGCTCTATCTGGTGATCGGCATGCTGGCCGCCATGATGAACGCGCGCGCCGGCGGCCAGGGCATCGTCGTCGACGCGGCGATCGTCGACGGCTCGGCCCATATGATGAACCTGCTGATGTCGCTCGCACAGTCCGGCGCGCTTGCCGCCGACCGCGGCCGCAGCCTTCTCGACGGACCGCATTGGTGCCGCGTCTACCGGACATCGGATGGCGGCTTTATCAGCGTCCAGTGCGTCGAGCCGAAATTCTACGCGCTCTTCCTCGACAGGCTTGGCTTGACCGCCGATCCGCAATTCGCCAGCCAGTTCGATCGCGACGTGTGGCCCGGGCTTTGCGACCGGCTGGCGGCGATTTTCGCCACGCGACCTCGCGACGAGTGGGTCAAGTTGTTCGCGGGCTCGGACGCCTGTGTCGGTCCGGTCTTCAGCCCCCATGAAGCGGCCCTGCATCCGCACATGGCCGCGCGCGGCACATGGCTGACAGTGGACGGTGTCCTGCAGACGGCGGCCGCGCCGCGCTTTTCGGGATGGGAACAAAAGACACCGGCCAAGAGCCCCATGCGCGGCGAACATGACGCAGAAATCCGCGCAGGCTTGCCGAGTTGA
- a CDS encoding peptide deformylase — MTVRSIVKFPNPLLRAVAQPVELFDDDLQALASDLIDTMRAAPGIGITAPHIGILKRLVVIQLPSAAKPAIYVNPSVVQASTEMIRHEEGSVSMPGVTDDIERHARIRVRYQDLDGNERFEDAEGLLAVCHQHEIDQLDGLFWTHRLTRLKRDRLIKRYGKLIRAS, encoded by the coding sequence ATGACAGTTCGGTCGATCGTAAAATTCCCCAATCCCCTCCTTCGCGCCGTGGCCCAACCCGTGGAGCTGTTCGACGACGATCTGCAGGCCTTGGCCAGCGACCTCATCGACACCATGCGCGCGGCCCCCGGAATCGGTATCACCGCCCCGCACATCGGCATTCTGAAACGCCTGGTCGTCATCCAGCTCCCTTCCGCGGCAAAACCGGCGATCTATGTCAATCCGTCCGTCGTCCAGGCCTCGACCGAAATGATCCGTCATGAGGAAGGCAGCGTTTCGATGCCCGGTGTCACCGACGACATCGAGCGGCACGCCCGCATCCGCGTTCGCTATCAGGATCTGGATGGCAATGAGCGGTTCGAGGACGCCGAGGGCCTGCTGGCGGTTTGCCATCAGCATGAGATCGATCAGCTCGACGGGCTGTTCTGGACGCACAGACTGACCCGCCTCAAGCGCGACCGGCTGATCAAGCGCTATGGCAAGCTGATACGAGCCTCGTAG
- a CDS encoding ThuA domain-containing protein, translated as MSRKALIAWGGWEGHTPERSAKIIRDMLERNGFAVTLGEGTGMFADPNLASFDLIVPVITMSTIEKAELNNLTQAVRLGTGLSGFHGTMGDSFRTEPDYQFMTGGQWVAHPGNIIDYHVVITRPDDPVTKGVSDFAYRSEQYYMHVDPGNEVLATTTFTDAHFPGIDGVVMPVVWKRRYGAGKVFYSSLGHTADEFAVPEMALITERGLLWAARD; from the coding sequence ATGTCCAGGAAAGCCCTGATTGCCTGGGGAGGCTGGGAAGGCCACACGCCAGAGCGCAGCGCCAAGATCATCCGCGACATGCTGGAGCGTAACGGCTTCGCGGTCACGCTCGGCGAGGGGACAGGGATGTTCGCCGATCCGAACCTTGCTTCATTCGATCTCATCGTGCCTGTCATCACCATGTCGACGATCGAAAAGGCCGAGCTGAACAACCTGACGCAGGCGGTTCGCCTGGGGACCGGGCTCAGCGGCTTTCACGGCACGATGGGCGACAGTTTTCGCACGGAGCCCGACTACCAGTTCATGACCGGCGGCCAGTGGGTCGCGCATCCCGGCAACATCATCGACTACCATGTCGTCATCACCCGGCCGGACGATCCGGTCACGAAAGGCGTCAGCGATTTCGCCTACCGGTCGGAGCAATATTACATGCATGTCGACCCGGGCAACGAGGTGCTGGCGACAACCACCTTTACCGACGCGCATTTTCCCGGGATCGACGGCGTGGTCATGCCGGTCGTCTGGAAGCGTCGCTATGGCGCGGGCAAGGTTTTTTACAGTTCCCTTGGCCATACGGCGGATGAGTTCGCGGTGCCGGAAATGGCGCTAATCACGGAGCGCGGTTTGCTGTGGGCCGCGCGCGACTAG
- a CDS encoding LLM class flavin-dependent oxidoreductase, whose protein sequence is MKKIGFLSFGHWSPSSQSQVRSASDALLQSIDLAVAAEQFGADGAYFRVHHFARQLASPFPLLAAVGAKTSRIEIGTAVIDMRYENPLYMAEDAGAADIIAGGRLQLGISRGSPEQVIDGWRYFGYVPQEGKSDADMARHHAEVFLDTLRGEGFAQPNPRPMFPNPPGLLRLEPHSEGLRERIWWGAATNATSEWAAKLGMNLQSSTLKFDESGKPFHVQQAEQIRIYREAWKAAGHEREPRVSVSRSIFALVDDRDRAYFGRGNESRDQIGFIEENTRAIFGRSYAAEPDVLIKELAQDEAIAEADTLLLTVPNQLGVDYNAHVIEAILTQVAPALGWR, encoded by the coding sequence ATGAAAAAAATTGGTTTCCTGTCATTCGGGCACTGGTCGCCCTCTTCGCAATCGCAGGTGCGTTCGGCATCCGACGCGCTGTTGCAATCGATCGATCTCGCCGTCGCCGCCGAGCAGTTCGGCGCCGACGGAGCCTATTTCCGCGTGCATCACTTCGCCCGCCAGCTCGCCTCGCCATTCCCGCTGCTGGCGGCCGTCGGCGCCAAGACCAGCCGCATCGAGATCGGCACGGCCGTTATCGACATGCGCTACGAGAATCCGCTCTACATGGCCGAGGATGCGGGTGCGGCCGACATCATCGCCGGCGGCCGGCTGCAGCTCGGCATCAGCCGCGGCTCGCCCGAGCAGGTGATCGATGGCTGGCGCTATTTCGGCTATGTGCCGCAGGAAGGCAAAAGCGACGCCGACATGGCGCGGCATCACGCCGAGGTGTTCCTCGATACGCTGCGCGGCGAAGGCTTCGCGCAGCCCAATCCACGGCCGATGTTCCCCAACCCGCCCGGCTTGCTCAGGCTCGAGCCGCATTCGGAGGGCTTGCGCGAGCGCATCTGGTGGGGCGCGGCGACCAACGCCACCTCTGAATGGGCGGCGAAGCTCGGCATGAATTTGCAGAGCTCGACGCTGAAATTCGACGAGAGCGGCAAGCCGTTCCATGTCCAGCAGGCCGAGCAGATCCGCATCTATCGCGAGGCTTGGAAGGCGGCCGGGCATGAACGCGAACCGCGCGTCTCGGTCAGCCGCAGCATCTTCGCGCTGGTCGACGACCGCGACCGCGCCTATTTCGGGCGCGGCAATGAGAGCCGCGACCAGATCGGCTTCATCGAGGAAAATACCAGGGCGATCTTCGGCCGCAGCTACGCCGCCGAGCCGGACGTGCTGATCAAGGAATTGGCGCAGGACGAGGCGATCGCCGAGGCCGACACGCTTTTGCTTACGGTTCCCAACCAACTCGGCGTCGACTACAACGCCCATGTCATCGAGGCGATCCTCACCCAGGTCGCGCCGGCGCTAGGCTGGCGCTGA
- a CDS encoding VOC family protein, whose protein sequence is MIKVKQLAHVCIFANDLEETRRFYENVLAMDIQFNFLRDGTVFGFYLNCGGRSHVEVFQKEGARFSETDQINHFCLEVEDIDAAIAHIASMGVDVTAKKHACDDTYQAWLRDPNGVKIELFEYTGKSAQFTGGDRVADW, encoded by the coding sequence ATGATCAAAGTCAAGCAACTCGCCCATGTCTGCATTTTCGCCAACGACCTGGAAGAAACACGGCGCTTCTATGAAAATGTCCTTGCCATGGACATACAGTTCAATTTCCTGCGCGATGGCACGGTTTTCGGCTTCTACCTCAATTGCGGTGGCCGCAGCCATGTCGAGGTTTTCCAGAAAGAGGGCGCGCGGTTCAGCGAGACGGATCAGATCAACCATTTCTGCCTGGAAGTTGAAGACATCGACGCCGCGATCGCGCACATCGCATCCATGGGCGTTGACGTCACCGCCAAGAAACACGCCTGCGACGACACCTATCAGGCCTGGCTGCGCGACCCCAACGGGGTGAAGATCGAACTCTTCGAATACACCGGCAAAAGCGCGCAATTCACCGGCGGCGACCGCGTCGCGGACTGGTAG
- a CDS encoding PfkB family carbohydrate kinase, whose protein sequence is MTGGAPPNLVAVGDNCLDVYLNKDLLTVGGNALNVAVQWRRNGWSARYFGAVGDDPEGEITLREIETAGLSRNDVEMISGDTAVTLLRDQSGDRTFLFESFGVGENYMPAPRNWQVISKADWVHLGTNANEDLVRRLVRERVPFSLDVSTAHLALPLEGVPLVFASGPDEPSVPVEPLMTALRSAGARQVVLTCGSRGAYFGDSQGVRHVEASPTAVVDTCGAGDSFIATFITAFCFAGLDADDAMRKASLDASRTCTHLGGFPQEPRPIPDWLPLKYADVINRETRV, encoded by the coding sequence ATGACCGGAGGAGCACCGCCCAATCTGGTCGCCGTCGGTGACAACTGCCTCGACGTCTATCTCAACAAGGACCTCCTGACCGTGGGCGGGAACGCCCTCAACGTGGCCGTTCAATGGCGCCGCAATGGCTGGAGCGCACGCTATTTCGGCGCCGTTGGCGATGATCCTGAAGGCGAGATAACGCTCCGCGAGATCGAGACCGCCGGGCTGTCCCGCAACGATGTCGAGATGATCTCCGGCGACACGGCTGTAACCTTGCTGCGCGACCAGTCGGGCGACCGTACTTTCCTGTTCGAATCCTTCGGCGTCGGCGAGAATTACATGCCCGCGCCGCGCAACTGGCAGGTCATTTCGAAAGCCGATTGGGTGCATCTGGGCACCAATGCCAACGAGGATCTCGTGCGCCGCCTGGTTCGCGAGCGCGTGCCGTTCAGTCTCGACGTCTCGACCGCGCATCTGGCCTTGCCGCTGGAGGGCGTGCCTCTGGTCTTCGCGTCCGGTCCAGACGAGCCGAGCGTGCCGGTCGAGCCCCTCATGACCGCGCTGCGGTCGGCCGGGGCGCGCCAGGTCGTGCTCACCTGCGGCAGCCGCGGCGCCTATTTCGGCGACAGCCAAGGCGTTCGCCATGTCGAGGCGTCGCCGACCGCCGTCGTGGACACGTGCGGTGCGGGAGACAGCTTTATCGCCACCTTCATCACCGCGTTCTGCTTCGCGGGTCTCGATGCCGACGATGCCATGCGAAAAGCCTCTCTCGACGCCAGCAGGACCTGCACGCATCTCGGCGGCTTCCCGCAGGAACCGCGCCCCATCCCCGACTGGCTGCCGCTGAAATATGCCGACGTGATCAATCGCGAGACGAGGGTCTGA
- a CDS encoding NAD(P)/FAD-dependent oxidoreductase, whose product MATLRMRQPAVAATADRSFWLQDIAAAPATKPLVGGEQADVVIVGGGYTGLWTALRIRDLAPETRVMVIEADQCGSGASGRNGGQVHSWFAELDQISAVVGEEEGRALCADSVDAIAELEKLQRDGTIDMDLRLDGWLWTASSLAQEGAWNRAVAMAEAAGANRFRQLTGEEIKQRTGSSASYAGVVEANAGTVHPAKLATGLRDLAIARGVVVHERSPVTEIVPGRTCLVRTAQGEVRAGKVVLAANAWLSALPELRRHLYVVASQVVATAEIPDLLDRIGWRDGASICDAQRQVLYYQRTPKGRVVFGRGSGNIAYAGNFGQSFNRSPEHGRDNIRELARVYPELRGVAIDYDWAGPIDCVPEHVPVFDHLKGHPNIFFGMGYNGTGIAQTPIGGRVLASLVLERKDRWSSSGLVGLDRRKTMPPEPFRYLGAKLVRAAIARRNDVEIRNGMPGALTRFLSERTPGGGG is encoded by the coding sequence ATGGCCACTTTACGGATGAGACAGCCGGCGGTCGCGGCGACAGCCGATCGGTCGTTCTGGCTGCAGGACATTGCCGCTGCCCCGGCGACCAAACCCTTGGTCGGCGGCGAGCAGGCCGACGTGGTGATCGTCGGCGGCGGCTATACCGGGCTGTGGACGGCGTTGCGGATCCGCGATCTGGCTCCCGAAACCCGCGTCATGGTGATCGAGGCCGATCAGTGCGGCTCCGGCGCTTCGGGGCGCAATGGTGGACAGGTGCATTCCTGGTTCGCCGAGCTCGATCAGATCAGCGCCGTCGTCGGCGAGGAGGAGGGGCGGGCGCTTTGCGCCGATAGCGTCGATGCCATCGCAGAGCTGGAGAAACTTCAACGCGACGGCACGATCGATATGGATCTTCGGCTCGACGGCTGGCTGTGGACGGCCAGTTCCTTGGCCCAGGAGGGAGCCTGGAACCGCGCTGTCGCGATGGCCGAGGCAGCCGGGGCCAACCGCTTCCGGCAGCTGACCGGCGAGGAGATCAAGCAGCGGACCGGGTCTTCCGCCTCCTATGCCGGCGTCGTCGAGGCGAATGCCGGAACCGTGCATCCAGCCAAGCTGGCCACCGGCCTGCGCGATCTGGCGATCGCTCGCGGCGTGGTCGTCCATGAGCGCAGCCCCGTCACCGAAATCGTGCCCGGCAGGACCTGCCTGGTCCGGACCGCGCAGGGCGAGGTGCGGGCCGGGAAGGTCGTGCTGGCGGCCAATGCCTGGCTGTCGGCGCTGCCCGAACTGCGACGGCATCTTTACGTGGTCGCGAGCCAGGTGGTCGCGACCGCGGAAATCCCTGACTTGCTCGACCGGATCGGCTGGCGAGACGGAGCCTCCATCTGCGACGCGCAGCGCCAGGTCCTCTATTACCAGCGCACTCCGAAAGGCCGGGTGGTCTTCGGCCGCGGCAGCGGCAACATCGCCTATGCGGGCAATTTCGGCCAAAGCTTCAACCGCAGCCCCGAACACGGACGGGACAATATCCGCGAACTGGCCCGCGTCTACCCCGAACTGCGAGGGGTGGCGATCGACTATGATTGGGCGGGCCCGATCGACTGCGTGCCGGAGCATGTCCCCGTCTTCGATCACTTGAAGGGTCATCCTAACATTTTCTTTGGCATGGGCTACAACGGGACCGGCATTGCCCAGACCCCAATCGGCGGCCGCGTCCTCGCCAGCCTTGTTCTGGAACGGAAGGATCGCTGGAGCAGCAGTGGGCTGGTGGGGCTCGATCGGCGCAAGACGATGCCTCCGGAACCGTTCCGCTATCTCGGCGCCAAGCTTGTGCGCGCCGCGATCGCGCGCCGGAACGACGTCGAGATCCGCAATGGGATGCCAGGCGCTCTAACGCGATTCCTGTCGGAACGCACGCCGGGCGGCGGGGGCTAG